In Streptococcus parauberis NCFD 2020, the sequence GCCTTCTGCTGCTGCGTCTTCTTTAACAACAAGTTCAGCAAGGTTTTTACGTTCGCGTTCAATTTTTTCGTCGATTTCTTCGTCACTAACTTCTTTTGAAGCTTCAACTTCTACTGCAAGATTTTTATAATCACCAAGTTTAACTTCTGGTTTTGTAACTACTTCAGCGTTAATTTTCCAATCTTGACCTTTTTCCATAGAAACAACGTCAATTTTTGGTTGAGCTACAACTTCAAGTCCTAATTCAGTTACAGCAGCTTCATAAGTAGCTGGTAAAACAATATTCAAAGCATCTTCATAAAGAACTTCTTCACCAAATTTTTGGTTGAATACTGGACGAGGCATGTGACCTTTACGGAATCCTGGTACATTTAGGTCTTTTTTAATTTTATTAAATGCTTGATCAAGAGCTGGTTTAATTTGTTCTTGACCAATTGTAAATGTAATAACGCCACGGTTAGTAGCTTTGTTTTCAAATGATGTAGACATTAAGTCATTTCTCCTTAAAATAATTTAGATACAGTTCATTCTATCACATTTCAACGCTATTTTAAAGTGTTTTGTGCAGGAACAAGTGATACTTTCAACCATTATTAATTATTTTTTCTCATTGTTTGATTTTTTCCTATTTTTTGATAAACTAACTAGGACAGAAAGGATTGCGCATGACATTTATTCTTAGATATTTGGATCACCTTCACCTCGAAGAACTCCTATTTACCCTTTTAACAAAAATAATTTCTCTAGTTTTATTATTAATTTTCTTTTTTATTTTAAAAGAGGTTGCTAATCGACTATTCGAAAAAATTGCCGATAAATCCTTTTCATTTTCTAGACAAAGTGAGGCTCGTAAAAAAACCTTATCAAAACTTACGCATAACTTATTAAACTACACTCTTTATTTTCTCTTAATTTACTGGGTGCTTAGTTTATTAGATATTCCAGTTTCTAGTTTGCTCGCAGGTGCAGGGATTGCTGGAGTTGCTATCGGTTTAGGTGCTCAAGGCTTCTTATCTGATGTCGTCAATGGCTTTTTCATCCTTTTTGAAAATCAATTTGAAGTCGGTGACTCCATATCTATTGCATCCGTTGAGGGAACAATAGCAAGT encodes:
- a CDS encoding mechanosensitive ion channel family protein, producing MTFILRYLDHLHLEELLFTLLTKIISLVLLLIFFFILKEVANRLFEKIADKSFSFSRQSEARKKTLSKLTHNLLNYTLYFLLIYWVLSLLDIPVSSLLAGAGIAGVAIGLGAQGFLSDVVNGFFILFENQFEVGDSISIASVEGTIASVGIRTTQIRGFDGTLHFIPNRSIIVVSNKSRGNMRALIEIPLYSTTNLEDVNQVITQVNELHVKDYPQIVDYPNILGPQVNANGQFIYRVAIFTENGQQFQIYSTFYKLYQEALLARGITLPTTQAYPQIRK